CTCTatttgatgaaatcatcaaCCCAAATCGCCCATCCCCCACAAAACCCAAATCGACGCCGCTTCTCACGGCAGTAGAACATGGAGCTGGAATTTGGGGCCTGTGGctatggtttagggtttggtGTTTGAGGTTCCTGGTTTGAAGTCTTGGTCATTTTAGTTCCTGGTTTTGCTGTGAATGTTGGTTTGGAGATGGAAGAGGGAAGGGATCTTTGTGAATTTTGGGTTTGATTCTCTTTTGGGAGTGTTTGCTGGGAGAAATTTGGATTTCGTAATTGATTTGAATGTTGGGATCGGTGGGGTTGAGAAGAACAGAGTGTGGTGGCGTGAAAGTTGTGGTGGTGCAGTGGTTGAGTGGTGGTAGTGTGGTGGTTgagtgggaagaagaagaataagaagaagaagagagtggGGCTGAGAAAGGGAAGAGAACGATGAAGGTGAGATGTTAGGTTGGTATTTCtggatttcaattaaaatactattttttttctcaattttaatttttctttattttttaattcatttttaacggaatattctgttagtttttagacggaagttaacggaaaaccaatttggcaaccgggtgtaaacttcagggacgtgttttgctaattttgaagtttgaggacgattttcgcaggaaggcaatagttgggggaccaaaagtgcaattaagcctagtttttttaggcttaaataacctTTTGGTCCTTAAAATTGTAAAGTGAATCAAATTGAGTCTCTGGAAAAATTTCGCATCAAAATGGGtccctaaaatattttttttaatcaaattaagtcattttaCTCAATTTTGACCAATCAACGGTCCAGTGACAAGCCTAGTCAGCTGAGGATGACCACGTGGAATTTTTCAcattaattttagtcccttgaaaaatgttttaatcaattttagtccttgttcttttaccttgaaaaatatttttttgttgccTTTGATTTTCTAGGTTTTGGAAGAATAAGATGAATATGAtgaacatatagtttttttagggttttgaatttctaggtttaaggatttgagttatggaggaaggggaagaaggtggaagaggaggaagatgaaggtggaaaaacagagactaaaattgattaaaatattttttacatgCTGGTTTGTGAGGGAGGGTTATAATGGTGTTTCTCTAATACCCAATTAGTGAATGCCAAATGTAAAATTGTGCCACGTCATTTTAACTTAtataaaatttttaatttggTCCTCCAACtatttatattttgaattttattataTGTTAAAACTACAATTATTTGGGGAAAATTTGTTAATCTAAttcttcctcctttcctcctttgttcatcttcttctctgaCGTTGCTATGTTCCGTCTGCCTCTGCCTCTGCCGTGCCATCGTGCTTCATCCTGTCGTGTCATCAGCCCCAGCGTCACTTTATAAGAAGCCATGTCTCATTGAGGCAAATCATCGAACACCTTCTTTGCAAGGTTCTGTAAAGTAGTCTTGAGGCACACAAGCATCACTATTCACTACAAAGAGACTGAGGAGTGGATCAGAGCTACAATACTGAGTTATCCGGTAACAGCAAAGTGAAAGATGAGCGACAACGGCGTGGTAGGATATGGGCAACCCAACTGCTTAGTCTCCTCGCTCGGCAGCCACAACTTCAGCAGCTTGCGACCGATCGTGAAATCGCGATAGAGATGGAGGTGCGACGTCGAAGAAAAGATATCGGAGATCGAAGGAGTGAGATACAGGGAAAAACTCTTCGATCTCAATTCCTTGTAGCGTGCACAGGGACGACGACCATGGTGAAGCATCTTTGGCTTGGGTTCTTCGATCTACAATTCCTTGGACCGAACACGGGGACAGCGGCGGTGGTTCAACCCCTCCAGAAAAGGAACACGAACTGGAGAAACCTCGAACTGGTGAACAACAACGCGGCCCAGATAAGTGACGGAGTAGAAAGGAACGCGAGCAGGAGAGAACCGTGACGGCTGCTGGTGACGGCGGCGGCGGTGAAGGGTTGCTGTGTTCCAAACCCTTTTTGGCTAACTctgaaccttttttttttgacttctAAAGAGGAATTATAAttcttaattcttttttttaattctcaAATCTTATTTTAGGGTAAATTTCATTTGTttagtttccaaaataagtaaaaagtataaatagtTGGGGAATAAAATGCAAAACTCAAAAGGTTTAGGACTCATATTTGGAACATAAAACTTGCTGGTCAAATTAATGACATGTCACTGTAGTACACTAGGCATCTTTTTATTGGTTATTAAGTGGGGGACATGGCTACTGTTTAAAACACAAACAGTATTTTTAAGCTTGccctaaaattgatgtgaaaaagtctATGTGGCAATCTTCGgctgactaggcttgccactggaccgttgaccggtcaaaattgagtCAAAagacttaattatattaaaaaaataaatttaggaacccaatttgatgcggAAATTTCACAGGGATTAGGTTTGATTTCCTTtccaatttcaaggaccaaaagagtatttaagtcttttttttaaatgaattaaaGTTACCTGTCACACACCTATACATTTACGTCATTAAATGAATGTCACATAAACACATTTCGTTAGTAGTTGTATGTTCCTTGTTTTTAcactcataatttttttttagtacaAAATATTAGAAAGTTAAAGAACActaacaaaaaggaaaagaaaaaagaactaAACAAGAAGATTAAGACACAAAAGTGGAACTAAGATGGAAGGATGAAATTTTCATATTTGCCAAGGAGTTGCGTCTCTAGACCTCTGATGAGTCAAAGTATCTGCAACCAAATTGAGCTATCAAGAAACATGAGAATAAGCCAACCCAATCTCTATTCAACATGGTGCAAATGCTGataattttctctctccagCAGTAGCTATGAACGTTTGTATCGTCAGTAAGAACATTCACTGCTTCCCCGACTAGCAAACACAGTGACAACATTAGAATGCCCCAATTACCAAGCATTATCTAAGATCAAACTCCATAGTCAGCAATTATGTAAGAAACGAATCTCTCTCACATAAACTGCTTGAAAAACTTGAAATTCATCTCTCATCCATATTAGAAAATCCCCTCTAGTGGAATGACTTGATTTTCTCACATCAtggatttaaaaaatcaaaattgattATTTTTAAGCAGACGATCTAAATCACTTAATCGGAATAGACAAATGAGGTAATTAAAGTGCAATTCAGCCTTTTCTTTGAAATATATAATAACCAAATCTCTCTTATGGGTTACTAGTACCATATTCTCTTGTCCGCGATTTCTCCCTTCTTCCTTCAAATACTATTTCCTATTGGCTTTTCACCTTGTTTCAGACCCCAATTCCTCTAGTAACGTTCTGGAGAATTGTTGTATATGATTTCCAAGTGTTGTAGCATTGATGAACCTTCCACAACATTACCATTCTGTTCTGTTTTGACTTTCGATTACACTCTCAGAATGAGTGGTTTCTCTGATAGAGCTGTGACTCTGCTCAAAGATTTCTGCCATTCTCGGCTTCACGTTCAGCAGATTCAAGCCCAACTTATCCTCCATAACCTCCAATCAAACCCCACCATCGCTCACCACTTCATCACCGTATGCCAGTCTCACAACCTCCTCAACTCCGCTCTGCTTCTCTTCACCCTCTTCGTCCCCAGACCCCACGTTTTCATCTTCAACTCCCTCATCAGAGCTTTCTCCcactcccaccaccaccacaactccCTCACCCCACTCTCCATCTTCGCCCACATGCACCGCAACACCATCCTCCCCAACCACTACACCTTCCCTTTCCTCTTCAAGTCCCTCTCCGCCCCCTGCCACTTCGCTCAGGCGCAATCCGTCCATGCCCACGTCCTCAAACTCGGCCACCTCCACGATATCTACGTCCACAACTCCCTCTTGGGAGTCTACGCTGCTTCACCCCGCCTCCTCTCACTCTGTCGCCAACTGTTCGATGAAATGACTCACAGAGATGTCGTGTCGTGGACTGTTATGATCATGGGTTTTCGCAATGCTGGCAAGTTTGATGACGCGCTGCTCGCGTTTGAGCAGATGCAGTACGCGGGTGTGGCGCCTAACAGGGTCACCATGGTGAATGCTCTGGCCGCTTGTGCGGATTCTGGCGCGGTTGAAATGGGCGCTTGGATACATGATTTCATAAGGAGGAATGGGTGGGAGCTTGATGTGGTGTTGGGGACGGCTTTGATTGACATGTATGCGAAATGCGGGAGAGTGGAAGAGGGGGTGAGAGTTTTCAGCAGTGTGAAGGAGAAGAATGTGTTTACTTGGAATGCTGTTATTAAAGGGCTAGCTTTGGCTAAGAGCGGGGAAGAGGCAATTCGGTTGTTTAATAGAATGGAGCAGGATGGGGTTAGAGCTGATGAAGTGACTTTGCTTGCTGTTCTTTCTG
This is a stretch of genomic DNA from Lotus japonicus ecotype B-129 chromosome 1, LjGifu_v1.2. It encodes these proteins:
- the LOC130731127 gene encoding pentatricopeptide repeat-containing protein At5g43790-like; this translates as MISKCCSIDEPSTTLPFCSVLTFDYTLRMSGFSDRAVTLLKDFCHSRLHVQQIQAQLILHNLQSNPTIAHHFITVCQSHNLLNSALLLFTLFVPRPHVFIFNSLIRAFSHSHHHHNSLTPLSIFAHMHRNTILPNHYTFPFLFKSLSAPCHFAQAQSVHAHVLKLGHLHDIYVHNSLLGVYAASPRLLSLCRQLFDEMTHRDVVSWTVMIMGFRNAGKFDDALLAFEQMQYAGVAPNRVTMVNALAACADSGAVEMGAWIHDFIRRNGWELDVVLGTALIDMYAKCGRVEEGVRVFSSVKEKNVFTWNAVIKGLALAKSGEEAIRLFNRMEQDGVRADEVTLLAVLSACNHSGLVDMGRQIFGFLVEGKYGFIPNVKHYACMVDLLARSGSLREAFEVMRCMPFDPTKAMWGSLLVSSKSQGDLEFSEFVARKLVELEPANSAYYVHLSNLYAEMGRWDDVEKVRGMMKDRQLTKDLGCSSVEVEEQGHTSQVLL